Within the Thermoanaerobaculia bacterium genome, the region ATCCCGCTCGCATCGCGGAAAGCTTTCGCCTCGGTCACTCGAGGCGAAAGCTTTCCGCGATGCGAAGAGCCCGACCGGGAGCGCCGGGGATGGCCGCCCGAGCAATGAATCGTCCTGAGGGAAATTTCGTCGCGTCCAGATTCCTGCAACCCGCGAGCGCCGTCAGCGCGGACCGATCCGCGACGGGATAGAATCCCGCCGCCGCGGCTTTTCGACGGCCGCGGGGGAGAAAGCCTTGCCGAACACGCGGGTCCTCGTCACCGGAGCGGGCGGTTTCATCGGGCACTTCCTCGTTCGATACCTCAAGCAGAAGGGGTACTGGGTCCGCGGCGTGGACGTCAGGACCTGCCCCTACGCCCCGACGGAAGCCGACGAGTTCGAGCTCCTCGATCTCCGGCGATGGGACAACTGCCTGCAGGCGACCCGGGGCGTCGAGGAGGTCTACGCGCTCGCCGCCGACATGGGGGGCATGGGGTTCATCTCCGCGCACCACGCCGAGATCCTCCACAACAACGCGCTGATCAACTTCCACACGCTCGACGCGGCGCGGGTCAACGGCGTCCGCCGGTATCTCTACACCTCGTCGGCGTGCGTCTACCCCGATTACCGTCAGACCGACGCCGCCGTCGTCCCCCTCAAGGAGGAGGACGCTTTCCCGGCGATGCCGCAGGACGCGTACGGCTGGGAGAAGCTCGTTACCGAGCAGCTGTGCCGGCACTACCGCGACGACTACGGGATCCAGACGCGGATCGTCCGGTTCCACAACATCTTCGGGCCCGAGGGGACGTGGATGGGGGGGCGGGAGAAGGCGCCCGCGGCGCTCTGCCGCAAGATCGCCGAAGCGAAGCTCTCCGGGCGCGGCGAGATCGAGATCTGGGGCGACGGCGAGCAGACGCGCTCGTTCTGCTATGTCTCCGACTGCGTCGAAGGCATCCACCGGCTGATGCGCTCCGACCATGGGGAGCCGATCAATCTCGGCCAGGACCGGCTGATCTCCATCAACGCGCTCGCCGACGTGATCGCGGAGATCGCCGGCGTCGCGATCCGGAAGAAGCACGTCGAGGGTCCCCAGGGGGTCCGCGGCCGCAACTCCGACAACGCGCGGCTCCGCCGCGTCCTCGGATGGGAGCCCGCGGTCTCGCTCGAGGCCGGCCTCGCGAAGACGTATCCCTGGATCGAGACGCAGGTCCGCGCCGCCGCCGCGCCCGCGGTGCCGCTGCCCGCTTGACGTAGAATCGCGCGCAGTGGAACACCTGTTCCGTTACGGCGAGCTCAAGATCTTCTCCGGGCGCGCGCATCCGGGCCTCGCCGCGGAGATCTGCGCCTATCTCGGCGTCGATCTCGGGAAGGTCATCCTCTACAACTTCTCCGACGGCGAGAACAACTGCCAGATCGAAGAGAACGTGCGGGGCGCCGACGTCTTCATCATCCAGCCGACCTGCTCTCCGGTCAACGAGCACCTGATGGAGCTCCTGATCCTGATCGACGCGTTCAAGCGGTCCTCGGCCACGCGGATCACGGCGGTGATCCCGTACTACGGCTACGCGCGCCAGGACCGGAAGGACCGCCCGAGGGTGCCGATCTCGTCGAAGCTCGTCGCCGACCTCCTCACCGCCGCCGGCGCCGACCGCATCCTGACGATGGACCTGCACGCGGCGCAGATCCAGGGCTTCTTCAACATCCCCGTGGATCACCTCTTCGCGGCGCCGGTCATCCTCGACGCGGTCCGGAAGATGGAGATCGAGGACCTCACGATCGTCTCGCCCGACGTCGGCGGGGTCGAGCGCGCGCGCGCGTTCGCCAAGCGGCTCGGCTCCGCGCTCGCGATCGTCGACAAGCGGCGTACCGGAAAGAACGAAACGGAGGTCGTCAACGTGATCGGCGACGTCGAGGGGAGGACCGTGATGATCCTCGACGACATCATCGACACGGCCGGGACCCTCATCAAGGGGACCGAGGCGTTGAAGAGCCACGGGGCGGCCCGGGTCTTCGCCGCCGGCGTTCACCCGGTCCTTTCGGGGCCCGCGATCGACCGGATCAACGCCTCCGTCCTCGAATCCGTGCTGGTCACGAACACGATCCCGGTGGCCGCCGCCGCGGCCCGCTGCCCGCGGCTGCGCTCGTTCTCGGTCGCCCCCCTCCTCGGGGAGGCGATCCAGCGGATCCACGACGGCGCCTCGGTTTCATCGCTTTTCGTCTGAAAATCGTGTATGCTCACCCGCTTTGAATTGAGGGGTTGACGCCAATGGCAAATATCGAGCTGCAGGTCGAGCGCCGGCAGGAAACCGGCAAGAACGTCGCCCGCCGCGCGCGGGCCGCCGGGAAGGTGCCGGCCGTCGTCTACGGGGCGAAGAAGGAGACGGTCCCGATCTACATCGAGGGCCGGCAGTTGACCACCGCGTTCCGCAAGGGCGCCGGCGACAACGCGATCTATCTGCTGAAGATGTCGGGAACCGACCAGTCGCGGCACGCGATGATCAAGGAG harbors:
- a CDS encoding NAD-dependent epimerase/dehydratase family protein — protein: MPNTRVLVTGAGGFIGHFLVRYLKQKGYWVRGVDVRTCPYAPTEADEFELLDLRRWDNCLQATRGVEEVYALAADMGGMGFISAHHAEILHNNALINFHTLDAARVNGVRRYLYTSSACVYPDYRQTDAAVVPLKEEDAFPAMPQDAYGWEKLVTEQLCRHYRDDYGIQTRIVRFHNIFGPEGTWMGGREKAPAALCRKIAEAKLSGRGEIEIWGDGEQTRSFCYVSDCVEGIHRLMRSDHGEPINLGQDRLISINALADVIAEIAGVAIRKKHVEGPQGVRGRNSDNARLRRVLGWEPAVSLEAGLAKTYPWIETQVRAAAAPAVPLPA
- a CDS encoding ribose-phosphate pyrophosphokinase, giving the protein MEHLFRYGELKIFSGRAHPGLAAEICAYLGVDLGKVILYNFSDGENNCQIEENVRGADVFIIQPTCSPVNEHLMELLILIDAFKRSSATRITAVIPYYGYARQDRKDRPRVPISSKLVADLLTAAGADRILTMDLHAAQIQGFFNIPVDHLFAAPVILDAVRKMEIEDLTIVSPDVGGVERARAFAKRLGSALAIVDKRRTGKNETEVVNVIGDVEGRTVMILDDIIDTAGTLIKGTEALKSHGAARVFAAGVHPVLSGPAIDRINASVLESVLVTNTIPVAAAAARCPRLRSFSVAPLLGEAIQRIHDGASVSSLFV
- a CDS encoding 50S ribosomal protein L25; this encodes MANIELQVERRQETGKNVARRARAAGKVPAVVYGAKKETVPIYIEGRQLTTAFRKGAGDNAIYLLKMSGTDQSRHAMIKEIDRDPVSREVLHVDFLRVLMDVKVRVSVAVELIGTPKGVKQEGGILDFVSREIEIECLPNDIPASLPVDVSDV